In Arachis hypogaea cultivar Tifrunner chromosome 2, arahy.Tifrunner.gnm2.J5K5, whole genome shotgun sequence, a genomic segment contains:
- the LOC112722720 gene encoding uncharacterized protein, whose translation MLLCSSGVVLCLCWSDSAVLLLLLVWSGPITFLLKLIILAEILNLDSADIMVENIVIWRVDMRTPEFRKCLDELFLDIAFSQPGVKNQIHCPCPKCNNFMFKFRNEVHHHVRQWGIVTSYKTWVHHGEILQDTSTIDVSDLNEIDCERENDSATYEMLYNIFRRETLGETPRYFATNVDENIEEEHHQGAKRFQRPMRDYEQSLYPDSGISRLSFIIKLFQIKCRYGWSNNSVDALLLFLKSIFPKENSCPTSFYDARKVIRDLGLDYEKIDACVNDCILFRGQAYAGLDECPKCKQSRWVKRKGNEKNNLRKKVPQKILRYFLLKPRLQRIFMCEETALAIRWHKEKRLDDGVLKHPADLMAWKTFDEEHEWFARDARNIRLGVASDGFNPFGNMNISYSFKSPGNSIDVYLGPLIEELKELWEGGVETFDVVQKWNFKLSAAVLWTINDYPSYAMLSGWSTKGALACAFCHRETSSKRLKHGHKHCYMRHRRYLPHDYPWRRNKSSFDNTRELGEVPKPLSGYDVAEEFKTFEQTEFGNNSKKKKKSEHDKAAGNWKKKSIFLVALLEDVIVTS comes from the exons ATGCTGCTCTGCTCATCCGGCGTTGTCCTTTGCCTCTGCTGGTCTGATTCGGCTGTCCTTCTTCTCCTGCTGGTCTGGTCTGGTCCGATTACGTTTCTGCTAAAG TTGATAATCTTAGCTGAAATATTGAACCTTGATTCTGCTGATATTATGGTTGAAAATATT GTTATTTGGAGAGTTGATAT GCGTACTCCTGAGTTTAGGAAGTGCCTCGAtgaattatttttggatattgcCTTCTCTCAACCCGgtgtaaaaaatcaaatacattgTCCTTGTCCCAAATGCAATAATTTTATGTTCAAATTTAGAAATGAAGTTCATCATCATGTGCGCCAATGGGGGATAGTGACCTCTTATAAAACATGGGTGCATCATGGTGAGATACTTCaagatacatccactatagatGTGTCTGATCTAAATGAAATTGATTGTGAAAGGGAGAATGATTCTGCTACTTATGAGATGTTGTATAACATCTTTAGAAGAGAAACACTAGGGGAGACGCCGAGATATTTTGCTACCAACGTAGATGAAAATATAGAAGAAGAACATCATCAGGGGGCAAAGCGGTTCCAGAGGCCAATGAGGGATTATGAGCAAAGCCTGTATCCGGACAGTGGGATATCAAGGTTATCTTTCATTATCAAGTTGTTTCAAATAAAATGTCGCTATGGATGGAGCAACAATTCAGTTGATGCTTTGTTGCTCTTTCTAAAAAGCATATTTCCAAAAGAAAATTCTTGTCCAACTTCATTTTATGATGCTCGAAAAGTGATTCGAGATTTGGGATTAGATTACGAGAAGATAGATGCTTGTGTGAATGATTGCATTTTGTTTCGGGGGCAAGCATACGCTGGTCTTGATGAATGTCCAAAGTGTAAGCAATCTAGATGGGTGAAGAGGAAGGGGAATGAAAAGAATAACCTACGGAAGAAGGTACCCCAGAAGATACTAAGATACTTTCTGTTAAAACCTAGGCTTCAAAGGATTTTCATGTGTGAAGAAACAGCGCTAGCAATAAGGTGGCACAAAGAGAAACGACTTGATGATGGAGTCCTAAAACACCCAGCAGATTTGATGGCGTGGAAGACATTTGATGAGGAGCACGAATGGTTTGCACGTGATGCTAGAAATATCAGGCTTGGAGTTGCTAGTGATGGATTCAATCCATTCGGCAATATGAACATTTCCTATA GCTTTAAATCCCCTGGCAATTCTATTGATGTATACTTAGGACCGTTAATTGAAGAGTTGAAAGAATTGTGGGAAGGGGGTGTTGAAACATTTGATGTGGTTCAGAAATGGAACTTTAAGTTGTCTGCTGCAGTTTTATGGACAATAAATGATTATCCATCCTATGCTATGTTATCCGGTTGGAGCACTAAAGGTGCACTAGCATGTGCATTTTGCCATAGGGAAACTAGTTCTAAGAGGCTGAAACATGGACACAAGCATTGCTATATGCGTCATCGCCGCTATTTGCCGCATGATTATCCATGGCGAAGAAATAAGAGTTCTTTCGACAATACCAGGGAACTTGGCGAAGTACCTAAGCCACTTTCTGGTTATGATGTCGCAGAAGAATTCAAGACTTTTGAACAAACGGAGTTTGGGAAcaatagtaaaaagaaaaagaagtctgAGCATGACAAGGCGGCTggaaattggaaaaagaaaagcaTTTTTTTAGTTGCCTTATTGGAAGACGTTATTGTTACGTCATAA